One part of the Ursus arctos isolate Adak ecotype North America unplaced genomic scaffold, UrsArc2.0 scaffold_16, whole genome shotgun sequence genome encodes these proteins:
- the NNAT gene encoding neuronatin isoform X3, translating into MAAVAAASAELLIIGWYIFRVLLQVFRYSLQKLAYTVSRTGRQVLGERRQRAPN; encoded by the exons ATGGCGGCAGTGGCGGCAGCCTCAGCTGAGCTGCTCATCATCGGCTGGTACATTTTCCGCGTGCTGCTGCAG GTGTTCAGGTACTCCCTGCAGAAGCTGGCTTACACGGTGTCGAGAACCGGGCGGCAGGTGTTGGGAGAGCGCCGGCAGCGAGCCCCCAACTga
- the NNAT gene encoding neuronatin isoform X2, whose protein sequence is MAAVAAASAELLIIGWYIFRVLLQVFLECCIYWVGFAFRNPPGTQPIARSEVFRYSLQKLAYTVSRTGRQVLGERRQRAPN, encoded by the exons ATGGCGGCAGTGGCGGCAGCCTCAGCTGAGCTGCTCATCATCGGCTGGTACATTTTCCGCGTGCTGCTGCAG GTGTTCCTGGAATGCTGCATTTACTGGGTAGGATTCGCTTTTCGAAATCCTCCAGGGACACAGCCCATTGCGAGAAGTGAG GTGTTCAGGTACTCCCTGCAGAAGCTGGCTTACACGGTGTCGAGAACCGGGCGGCAGGTGTTGGGAGAGCGCCGGCAGCGAGCCCCCAACTga
- the NNAT gene encoding neuronatin isoform X1: MAAVAAASAELLIIGWYIFRVLLQVFLECCIYWVGFAFRNPPGTQPIARSVQVLPAEAGLHGVENRAAGVGRAPAASPQLRPQPPALGGLVTRCSCASRPAWEPVPRRNGGSPVLSRQRSICQGQ, from the exons ATGGCGGCAGTGGCGGCAGCCTCAGCTGAGCTGCTCATCATCGGCTGGTACATTTTCCGCGTGCTGCTGCAG GTGTTCCTGGAATGCTGCATTTACTGGGTAGGATTCGCTTTTCGAAATCCTCCAGGGACACAGCCCATTGCGAGAA GTGTTCAGGTACTCCCTGCAGAAGCTGGCTTACACGGTGTCGAGAACCGGGCGGCAGGTGTTGGGAGAGCGCCGGCAGCGAGCCCCCAACTgaggccccagcccccagccctgggcgGCCTTGTCACCAGGTGCTCCTGTGCTTCTCGGCCAGCATGGGAGCCAGTGCCGCGCAGGAATGGGGGGTCCCCTGTGCTCTCTCGCCAGAGGAGCATTTGCCAAGGTCAGTGA
- the BLCAP gene encoding bladder cancer-associated protein, with amino-acid sequence MYCLQWLLPVLLIPKPLNPALWFSHSMFMGFYLLSFLLERKPCTICALVFLAALFLICYSCWGNCFLYHCSDSPLPESAHDPGVVGT; translated from the coding sequence ATGTATTGCCTCCAGTGGCTGCTGCCCGTCCTCCTCATCCCCAAGCCCCTCAACCCCGCCCTGTGGTTTAGCCACTCCATGTTCATGGGCTTCTACCTGCTCAGCTTCCTCCTGGAGCGGAAGCCTTGCACAATTTGTGCCTTGGTTTTCCTGGCAGCCCTGTTCCTCATCTGCTATAGCTGCTGGGGAAACTGTTTCCTGTACCACTGCTCTGATTCCCCGCTTCCGGAATCGGCGCACGACCCCGGCGTTGTGGGCACCTAA